One genomic region from Terriglobus aquaticus encodes:
- a CDS encoding CocE/NonD family hydrolase has protein sequence MISLQRSLCRAAVCVATGLALSAVATAQSQAAPQPRVTDNDIPTSFTAPKQQPFVAPAVQYDYDRREVMIPMRDGTKLFAVIVVPKGAKGAPMVLTRTCYNAGARASASRVPTATGSEAAPAPAQAGRNARVAGASGERDASPRPHSPHMVDELPLSDEVFVRAGYIRVYQDVRGKYGSEGKYLMTPPPVGPWNPTGADDTMDAYDTIDWLVKNVPESNGKVGMIGSSYEGFTVVMALLNPHPALKVASPESPMVDGWMGDDWFHYGAFRQRMLDYFIAQTSARGAGSRVQHEQRDDYSSFLSKGSAGDFARAQGQDQLPFWRTVEEHPAYDSFWQSQALDKLIAQKPLTVPTLWLQGLWDQEDMWGAIHSYRAVEPKDTNNDKNYLVMGPWRHSQVNREGRSLGPLIWDGDTTANYRQDVLLPFFNQYLKDGSAKADTPPVYIYNTGEDHWDRFSKWPLSCEAGCEQPTKPLYLHADGTLSFDKQAESRSKFTDYVSDPAKPVPYSPRPVTGSDWGQWLVLDQRFVDGRPDVLTWQTAPLKEAMRVSGEPTANLVASSSGTDSDWVVKIIDVFPDGNQQNLEMNGYELPISMDIFRGRYRKSFEKPEALKPNQPEEFKFGLPQVNHVFQPGHRIMVQVQSTWFPLYDRNPQTFVPNIFDAKAADYQKATQRIYSSSTISMPVVPVQPVTIPATK, from the coding sequence ATGATTTCTTTGCAGAGAAGCCTCTGCCGCGCGGCAGTTTGTGTTGCAACCGGCCTGGCGCTATCGGCCGTCGCCACCGCTCAAAGCCAGGCAGCACCTCAACCGCGCGTCACTGACAATGACATCCCCACCAGCTTCACCGCACCGAAGCAGCAGCCGTTCGTCGCGCCTGCCGTGCAGTATGATTACGACCGCCGCGAAGTCATGATCCCCATGCGCGACGGAACAAAGCTTTTCGCCGTCATCGTGGTGCCCAAAGGCGCAAAGGGTGCGCCCATGGTCCTCACACGGACCTGCTACAACGCGGGGGCGCGCGCATCCGCGTCCCGTGTCCCCACCGCCACCGGAAGCGAAGCCGCGCCAGCACCTGCCCAGGCAGGACGAAACGCCCGCGTCGCCGGGGCCTCCGGAGAACGCGATGCCTCTCCACGTCCGCACTCGCCCCACATGGTGGACGAGCTACCACTCAGCGACGAGGTGTTCGTGCGCGCCGGCTACATACGCGTCTACCAGGACGTCCGCGGAAAGTACGGGTCAGAAGGCAAATACCTGATGACCCCGCCGCCCGTAGGACCGTGGAATCCCACCGGCGCCGACGACACCATGGACGCCTACGACACCATCGATTGGCTGGTTAAGAACGTCCCCGAGTCCAACGGCAAAGTCGGCATGATCGGGTCGTCCTATGAGGGCTTCACCGTTGTCATGGCCTTGCTGAACCCGCACCCCGCGCTCAAGGTCGCCTCGCCCGAAAGCCCCATGGTCGATGGCTGGATGGGCGACGACTGGTTCCACTACGGCGCGTTTCGCCAGCGCATGCTCGACTACTTCATTGCTCAGACTTCCGCACGCGGCGCCGGCTCCCGCGTGCAGCACGAGCAGCGCGACGATTACTCCAGCTTCCTCAGCAAGGGCTCCGCGGGAGATTTCGCCCGCGCCCAGGGCCAGGATCAACTGCCCTTCTGGCGCACGGTCGAGGAACACCCCGCGTACGACAGCTTCTGGCAAAGCCAGGCACTCGATAAGCTGATCGCCCAGAAGCCGTTGACCGTCCCCACGCTGTGGCTGCAGGGTTTGTGGGACCAGGAAGACATGTGGGGCGCGATTCACAGCTATCGCGCCGTGGAACCCAAGGACACGAACAACGACAAGAACTATCTCGTCATGGGACCGTGGCGTCACAGCCAGGTCAACCGCGAGGGTCGCTCCCTCGGTCCACTCATCTGGGATGGCGACACCACCGCAAACTATCGTCAGGACGTCCTGCTTCCCTTCTTCAATCAGTACCTGAAGGATGGCTCCGCCAAGGCAGATACACCTCCCGTGTACATCTACAACACAGGTGAGGATCACTGGGACCGCTTCAGCAAGTGGCCGCTCAGTTGTGAAGCCGGTTGTGAACAGCCGACCAAGCCCCTCTATCTGCACGCCGACGGCACCCTCTCCTTCGACAAGCAGGCCGAGAGTCGAAGCAAGTTCACTGATTACGTCTCGGACCCGGCCAAGCCGGTCCCCTACTCGCCACGCCCCGTCACGGGATCGGATTGGGGACAGTGGCTCGTCCTGGATCAACGATTCGTGGACGGCCGGCCAGACGTGTTGACCTGGCAAACGGCACCGCTGAAGGAAGCCATGCGCGTCAGCGGCGAACCCACCGCAAACCTCGTCGCTTCCAGCAGCGGCACCGACTCAGATTGGGTCGTAAAGATCATCGACGTCTTCCCGGACGGCAATCAGCAGAACCTGGAGATGAACGGCTACGAACTGCCGATCAGCATGGACATCTTCCGAGGCCGCTATCGCAAGAGCTTCGAAAAGCCCGAAGCTCTGAAGCCGAATCAGCCGGAGGAGTTCAAGTTCGGCCTTCCGCAGGTCAACCACGTCTTCCAGCCGGGCCACCGCATCATGGTTCAGGTGCAGTCCACCTGGTTCCCGCTTTACGACCGCAATCCGCAGACCTTTGTGCCGAACATCTTCGACGCCAAAGCCGCCGACTACCAGAAGGCGACGCAGCGTATCTACTCATCCAGCACCATCAGCATGCCTGTGGTTCCAGTGCAGCCGGTCACCATCCCCGCGACGAAGTAA
- a CDS encoding isoaspartyl peptidase/L-asparaginase family protein yields the protein MLPRVLGAALIFAMTLSAQTSAPAPTVARPGQWAIVVHGGAGVIERSSMTPERDKAYRAGVTHAIEAAEAVLNRNGDAIDAVEAALKVFEDDPLFNCGKGAVFTAKGTNELDAAIMDGKTMKAGAVAEVTHTKNPISLAKAVMLQSPHVFLVGAGADEFAASVGLEQVPNSYFFTERRWESFVNQMKKEGRPVPPRPAGAPPAPGAPQADLETPDAHKYGTTGIAVRDRRGNVAAGTTTGGTQGKQFGRVGDTPVIGAGTYASNDSCAVSATGTGEYFIRLTVASRICSLVQYRGMPLQAAMDEVGQKQLTAIHGDGGVIGLTPDGQMAWSFNTPGMFRGKLVEGGQIQLGIYRDEP from the coding sequence ATGCTTCCTCGCGTTCTCGGTGCGGCCCTGATCTTTGCGATGACACTCTCTGCTCAAACCTCAGCACCTGCACCCACCGTGGCGAGGCCCGGACAGTGGGCCATCGTCGTGCACGGAGGCGCGGGCGTGATCGAACGCTCGTCCATGACACCGGAGCGGGACAAGGCGTATCGCGCGGGTGTGACGCATGCGATCGAAGCGGCAGAAGCTGTGCTGAATCGCAATGGCGATGCGATCGATGCGGTCGAGGCGGCGCTGAAGGTGTTTGAGGATGATCCGCTGTTCAACTGCGGTAAAGGCGCGGTGTTCACGGCGAAGGGGACCAACGAACTGGATGCGGCCATCATGGACGGCAAGACGATGAAGGCCGGCGCCGTGGCGGAAGTGACACACACGAAGAATCCGATTTCCTTGGCGAAAGCCGTGATGCTGCAGTCGCCGCACGTGTTCCTGGTGGGCGCGGGAGCCGACGAATTCGCGGCAAGTGTTGGGTTGGAGCAGGTGCCAAACAGCTACTTCTTCACCGAGCGGCGGTGGGAGTCGTTCGTGAACCAGATGAAGAAAGAGGGCCGTCCGGTCCCGCCGCGGCCCGCGGGTGCTCCGCCCGCGCCGGGCGCGCCGCAGGCTGACCTGGAGACGCCCGATGCACACAAATACGGCACAACCGGTATTGCCGTGCGAGACCGGAGGGGCAACGTGGCCGCCGGAACGACGACGGGCGGAACGCAGGGCAAGCAGTTCGGTCGAGTCGGAGATACCCCGGTGATTGGTGCAGGAACCTACGCTTCGAACGACTCGTGCGCAGTGTCGGCGACGGGAACAGGGGAGTACTTCATTCGGCTCACGGTAGCCAGTCGGATTTGTTCCCTGGTGCAGTACCGCGGCATGCCGCTGCAGGCCGCCATGGACGAGGTGGGGCAGAAGCAGTTGACCGCGATTCACGGAGATGGTGGAGTGATCGGCCTGACGCCGGACGGCCAAATGGCCTGGAGCTTTAACACGCCGGGAATGTTCCGGGGCAAGCTGGTGGAAGGTGGACAGATTCAGCTCGGCATCTACCGGGACGAGCCGTAG
- a CDS encoding dienelactone hydrolase family protein: MIVTEPQAVELSTPYGPMRTHVVRPVAEGRYPAVLFYSEIFQITAPIRRTAAMIAGHGYLVLMPEVYHEFEPAGTVLAYDQAGSDRGNQWKYEKELASYDADTRALIEHALQREDCNGAIGALGICLGGHLSFRAAMEREVQGSVCFYGTDIAQGSLGKGKKDDSLQRAQEIRGELLMIWGRQDPHIPLDARRKILARLDELNLKFSWHEVNGAHAFMRDEGARYDPELALLLYRETLDFFRRTLREPVRS; encoded by the coding sequence ATGATTGTGACCGAACCACAGGCGGTGGAGCTAAGCACTCCCTATGGGCCGATGCGGACGCACGTGGTGCGACCGGTTGCAGAGGGACGCTATCCGGCGGTCCTGTTTTATTCGGAGATCTTCCAGATTACGGCTCCGATTCGGCGCACAGCCGCCATGATTGCCGGGCATGGCTACCTGGTGCTGATGCCCGAGGTTTACCACGAATTTGAACCGGCTGGAACGGTGCTGGCCTACGACCAGGCTGGCAGCGATCGCGGAAACCAGTGGAAATATGAGAAGGAGCTGGCGAGCTACGACGCCGATACCCGTGCGCTGATTGAGCACGCCCTACAGCGAGAGGATTGCAACGGAGCCATCGGAGCGCTCGGCATCTGCCTGGGCGGGCACCTGAGCTTTCGCGCTGCCATGGAGCGGGAGGTGCAGGGGAGCGTGTGTTTCTATGGCACGGACATCGCGCAGGGATCTCTGGGCAAAGGCAAGAAGGACGATTCGCTGCAGCGTGCACAGGAGATCCGGGGCGAGCTGCTGATGATCTGGGGCAGACAGGACCCGCACATTCCGCTGGATGCCCGCCGGAAGATTTTGGCCAGGCTGGACGAGCTGAACCTGAAATTTAGCTGGCACGAGGTAAATGGGGCCCACGCCTTCATGCGCGACGAAGGTGCGCGGTACGATCCGGAGCTAGCACTCCTGCTGTATCGCGAGACCCTGGATTTCTTTCGTCGCACGCTGCGCGAACCGGTGCGAAGCTAG
- a CDS encoding ABC transporter ATP-binding protein, whose protein sequence is MSDSPDPKEQPAVNANEPVLSFRNVCLSFDRNRVLDDISFEICAAETCILLGPAGSGKSVLMKLAEGLIKPDSGSICVFGQEITSMSEHDLFALRRRVGMVFQESALFDSMTVEDNVAYRLNEEGVDPAETHRRVEESLNFVLLGQAISKFPSELSGGMRRRVSIARAIITNPDLILYDSPTGGLDPITSTAIVELVAKQRDISHTTALMITHRLQDAFTLATHHFDPGVDKMVPIPNGGVDEKTSFLILNEGKIVFQGSTLQLTHSEDPWIKSYLA, encoded by the coding sequence ATGTCTGACTCTCCGGACCCGAAGGAACAACCAGCGGTGAATGCGAACGAGCCGGTGCTTTCGTTCCGCAATGTCTGCCTGTCGTTCGATCGCAACAGAGTCTTGGACGATATCTCGTTTGAGATCTGCGCGGCCGAAACCTGCATCCTGCTCGGTCCGGCAGGCAGCGGCAAGAGCGTTCTGATGAAACTCGCCGAGGGACTCATCAAGCCAGACAGCGGAAGTATCTGCGTCTTCGGCCAGGAGATCACCTCCATGTCGGAGCACGATCTCTTTGCACTACGGCGGCGCGTTGGCATGGTCTTCCAGGAATCGGCCCTGTTCGACTCCATGACCGTGGAAGACAACGTAGCTTATCGCCTCAACGAAGAGGGCGTCGACCCAGCCGAGACTCATCGCCGCGTCGAAGAGTCCCTCAACTTCGTCCTTCTCGGACAGGCGATCTCAAAGTTCCCCTCGGAACTTTCCGGCGGCATGCGGCGTCGCGTCTCGATTGCTCGCGCCATCATCACCAATCCTGACCTGATCCTGTACGATTCGCCCACCGGCGGCCTCGATCCCATCACGTCCACTGCCATCGTCGAGTTGGTGGCCAAGCAGCGGGACATCAGCCACACCACGGCCCTGATGATCACGCATCGTCTGCAGGACGCTTTCACCCTCGCCACGCACCATTTCGATCCGGGCGTCGACAAGATGGTGCCCATCCCCAACGGCGGAGTCGATGAGAAGACCAGCTTCCTGATCCTCAACGAAGGAAAGATTGTCTTCCAGGGCAGCACCCTGCAACTGACGCACTCGGAAGACCCCTGGATCAAGAGCTATCTCGCCTGA